A window of Periophthalmus magnuspinnatus isolate fPerMag1 chromosome 21, fPerMag1.2.pri, whole genome shotgun sequence genomic DNA:
GCCGTCTCCCCCTGGACCTGGCACCCGGCGATGTCTGACCTGTCTGACAGGCCCATGCTCTACACCTATAACATGTAATGCACTGGAGACAGGGTGCTTCGGAACTACAGGTTTGTCTTAAATCAATGGAATACACTTGTTATTTATATTCACTTTTATATGCttatgataatgaaaaaaactttaaaattttgACAGTACAAactcagtaaaataaatatttcaataaaaacgtAAAATTAGCTATTTTAATGACTacagctgttgtgtttttcagcaaCAACAACTGCAGCGACCGAACTCCCAGTCCACGGCTGTGCCTCACCAAACacatgctcctctgctctgaccacACTGCTGCCCCAACTGTCCGATTATGAATCTGTGACTGGACCAAACTCCTGCTGTGATAATGATGAATGTAACATTCGACCAACAACTGTAccacccacaaccacaacagctcCTCCAACTAGAACTACACCTGCTCCAACTAcgactactcctgccccaacgaCAACTACACCTGCTCCAACTACGACTACTCCTGTCCCAACTACacctactcctgccccaactacaaccactcccgccccaactacgactcctgtcccaactacaaccactcccgctccgactacaactactcccgctccaacaacaactacaactactcctgaaccaactacaaccactcccgccccaactacaactacacctgcTCCGACTACAACaactcccgccccaactacaactactcccgctccaactacaactactcctgttccgactacaagtacaaatactcctgaaccaactacaaccactcccgccccaacaactactcctgcccaaactacaacaacaactactcctgccccaagtacaactactcctgccccaagtacaactactcctgccccaagtacaactactcccgccccaagtacaactacttctgtcccaactacaaccactcccgccccaacaactactcctgcccaaactacaactacaaccactcctgccccaactacaaccactcccgctccgactacaactactcccgctccaactacaactacaactactcctgaaccaactacaaccactcccgccccaactacaactacacctgcTCCGACTACAACaactcccgccccaactacaactactcctggtccaactacaactactcccgctccaactacaactacaactactcctgaaccaactacaaccactcccgccccaactacaactacacctgctcagactacaaccactcccgccccaactacaaccactcctgccacaactacaaccactcctgccacaaatacaaccactcctgccccaactacaactactcctgccccaactacaactactcccaccccaactacaactactcctgccccaagtacaaccactcccgccccaacaactactcctgcccaaactacaacaactactcctgcccaaagtacaactactcccgctccaactacaactactcccgctccaactacaactactcccgctccaactacaactactcctgaaccaactacaaccactcccgccccaacaactactcctgcccaaactacaacaacaactactcctgccccaagtacaactactcccgctccaactacaactactcctgctccaactaccactactcctgtcccaactacaaccactccctccccaacaactactcctgcccaaactacaacaactactcctgccccaagtacaactactcccgctccaactacaactacttctgtcccaactacaactactgctgtcccaactacaactactcctgccccaagtacaactactcctgaaccaactacaacttctcctgtcccaactacaaccactcccgccccaacaactactcctgcccaaactacaactacaaccactcctgtcccaactacaactactcctgctcagactacaaccactcccgccccaactacaaccactcctgccacaactacaaccactcctgccacaaatacaaccactcctgccccaactacaactactcctgccccaactacaaccagtcccaccccaactacaaccacttctgcctcaactacaactactcccaccccaactacaaccactcctgctccaactacaactacagataCACGTAATCCACTCAACTGCAATATTTGTTCAGACCCCAATGATCCAACATGTAGAAATTCAAATGCACAAACCTGTTCAGCAGCAGCCACTATGTGCTTTACAGCAACAATACAAAGTAAGATTTcattacaaaatgtattcatattttctttacatgaaatgacataatttgttttgtataatttacCAACTTTACTTCAATTTTAGTTAATCAAACTGGAACTGCTACTACCAAAATATTAAAGCAATGTGCAGAGTCCTCACTGTGTCCAACTGAAAGTGATCAGACATACTCCTTTAACACTGGAGCTGCTTCAGTGTTTGCAAGAGGAATCTGTTGTAAAGGGACAAACTGCAACAGAAATGCCCCAAATCGTGAGTACACTCAgtttgttaaaaaagaaaaaagttgaaagACGATGAGTTTTAAATCAACATACATTGAATTTGTGGAATCACAGACATTAAAAAGGTTATTATGTATAAAGATGCATTGATGTACTGTTTTCTGTTGCAGTGCCGTCTCCCCCTGGACCTGGCACCCGGCGATGTCTGACCTGTCTGACAGGCCTATGCTCTACACCTATAACATGTAATGCACTGGAGACAGGGTGCTTCGGAACTACAGGTTTGTCTTAAATCAATGGAATACACTTGTTAtttatattcacttttatttgcttatgataatgaaaaaaactttaaaattttgACAGTACAAactcagtaaaataaatatttcaataaaaacgtAAAATTAGCTATTTTAATGACTacagctgttgtgtttttcagcaaCAACAACTGCAGCGACCGAACTCCCAGTCCACGGCTGTGCCTCACCAAACacatgctcctctgctctgaccacACTGCTGCCCCAACTGTCCAATTATGAATCTGTGACTGGACCAAACTCCTGCTGTGATAATGATGAATGTAACATTCGACCAACAACTGTACcacccacaacaacaacagctcctCCAACTAGAACTACACCTGCTCCAACTAcgactactcctgccccaacgaCAACTACACCTGCTCCAACTACGACTACTCCTGTCCCAACTACacctactcctgccccaactacaaccactcccgccccaactacgactcctgtcccaactacaaccactcccgctccgactacaactactcccgctccaacaacaactacaactactcctgaaccaactacaaccactcccgccccaactacaactacacctgcTCCGACTACAACaactcccgccccaactacaactactcccgctccaactacaactactcctgttccgactacaagtacaaatactcctgaaccaactacaaccactcccgccccaacaactactcctgcccaaactacaacaacaactactcctgccccaagtacaactactcctgccccaagtacaactactcctgccccaagtacaactactcccgccccaagtacaactacttctgtcccaactacaaccactcccgccccaacaactactcctgcccaaactacaactacaaccactcctgccccaactacaaccactcccgctccgactacaactactcccgctccaactacaactacaactactcctgaaccaactacaaccactcccgccccaactacaactacacctgcTCCGACTACAACaactcccgccccaactacaactactcctggtccaactacaactactcccgctccaactacaactacaactactcctgaaccaactacaaccactcccgccccaactacaactacacctgctcagactacaaccactcccgccccaactacaaccactcctgccacaactacaaccactcctgccacaaatacaaccactcctgccccaactacaactactcctgccccaactacaactactcccgccccaactacaactactcctgccccaagtacaaccactcccgccccaacaactactcctgcccaaactacaacaactactcctgcccaaagtacaactactcccgctccaactacaactactcccgctccaactacaactactcccgctccaactacaactactcctgaaccaactacaaccactcccgccccaacaactactcctgcccaaactacaacaactactcctgccccaagtacaactactcccgctccaactacaactactcctgctccaactaccactactcctgtcccaactacaaccactccctccccaacaactactcctgcccaaactacaacaactactcctgccccaagtacaactactcccgctccaactacaactacttctgtcccaactacaactactgctgtcccaactacaactactcctgtcccaactacaaccactcccgccccaacaactactcctgcccaaactacaactacaaccactcctgtcccaactacaactactcctgctcagactacaaccactcccgccccaactacaaccactcctgccacaactacaaccactcctgccacaaatacaaccactcctgccccaactacaactactcctgccccaactacaaccagtcccaccccaactacaaccacttctgcctcaactacaactactcccaccccaactacaaccactcctgctccaactacaactacagataCACGTAATCCACTCAACTGCAATATTTGTTCAGACCCCAATGATCCAACATGTAGAAATTCAAATGCACAAACCTGTTCAGCAGCAGCCACTATGTGCTTTACAGCAACAATACAAAGTAAGATTTcattacaaaatgtattcatattttctttacatgaaatgacataatttgttttgtataatttacCAACTTTACTTCAATTTTAGTTAATCAAACTGGAACTGCTACTACCAAAATATTAAAGCAATGTGCAGAGTCCTCACTGTGTCCAACTGAAAGTGATCAGACATACTCCTTTAACACTGGAGCTGCTTCAGTGTTTGCAAGAGGAATCTGTTGTAAAGGGACAAACTGCAACAGAAATGCCCCAAATCGTGAGTACACTCAGtttgttaaaaaagaaataagttGAAAGACGATGAGTTTTAAATCAACATACATTGAATTTGTGGAATCACAGACATTAAAAAGGTTATTATGTATAAAGATGCATTGATGTACTGTTTTCTGTTGCAGTGCCGTCTCCCCCTGGACCTGGCACCCGGCGATGTCTGACCTGTCTGACAGGCCTATGCTCTACTCCTATAACATGTAATGCACTGGAGACAGGGTGCTTCGGAACTACAGGTTTGTCTTAAATCAATGGAATACACTTGTTAtttatattcacttttatttgcttatgataatgaaaaaaactttaaaattttgACAGTACAAactcagtaaaataaatatttcaataaaaacgtAAAATTAGCTATTTTAATGACTacagctgttgtgtttttcagcaaCAACAACTGCAGCGACCGAACTCCCAGTCCACGGCTGTGCCTCACCAAACacatgctcctctgctctgaccacACTGCTGCCCCAACTGTCCGATTATGAATCTGTGACTGGACCAAACTCCTGCTGTGATAATGATGAATGTAACAATCGACCAACAACTGTACcacccacaacaacaacagctcctCCAACTAGAACTACACctgctccaactacaactactcctgccccaacaacaactactcctgtcccaactacaaccactcccgctccgactacaactactcccgctccaactacaactactcctgaaccaactacaaccactcccgccccaactacaactacacctgcTCCGACTACAACaactcccgccccaactacgactcctgtcccaactacaaccactcccgctccaactacaactactcccgctccaactacaactacaactactcctgaaccaactacaaccactcccgccccaactacaactacacctgcTCCGACTACAACaactcccgccccaactacaactactcctggtCCAACTACAACGACTCCTGTTCCGactacaagtacaactactcctgaaccaactacaaccactcccgcccttacaactactcctgcccaaactacaacatcaactactcctgccccaactacaactactcccgctccaactacaactactcctgttccgactacaagtacaactactcctgaaccaactacaaccactcccgccccaacaactactcctgcccaaactacaacaacaactactcctgccccaagtacaactactcctgccccaagtacaactactcccgccccaagtacaactacttctgtcccaactacaaccactcccgccccaacaactactcctgcccaaactacaactacaaccactcctgccccaactacaactacacctgcTCCGACTACAACaactcccgccccaactacaactactcctggtccaactacaactactcctggtccaactacaactactcctggtccaactacaactactcctgttccgactacaagtacaactactcctgaaccaactacaaccactcccgccccaacaactactcctgcccaaactacaacatcaactactcctgccccaactacaactactcccgctccaactacaactactcctgttccgactacaagtacaactactcctgaaccaactacaaccactcccgccccaacaactactcctgcccaaactacaacaacaactactcctgccccaagtacaactactcctgccccaagtacaactactcccgccccaagtacaactacttctgtcccaactacaaccactcccgccccaacaactactcctgcccaaactacaactacaaccactcctgccccaacaactactcctgcccaaactacaacaacaactactcctgaaccaactacaaccactcccgccccaacaactactcctgcccaaactacaacaacaactactcctgccccaagtacaactactcctgccccaagtacaactactcccgccccaagtacaactacttctgtcccaactacaaccactcccgccccaacaactactcctgcccaaactacaactacaaccactcctgccccaactacaaccactcccgccccaactacaaccacttctgccccaactacaactacacctgcTCCGACTACAACaactcccgccccaactacgactcctgtcccaactacaaccactcccgctccgactacaactactcccgctccaactacaactacaactactcctgaaccaactacaaccactcccgccccaactacaactacacctgcTCCGACTACAACaactcccgccccaactacaactactcctggtccaactacaactactcctgttccgactacaagtacaactactcctgaaccaactacaaccactcccgccccaacaactactcctgcccaaactacaacatcaactactcctgccccaactacaactactcccgctccaactacaactactcctgttccgactacaagtacaactactcctgaaccaactacaaccactcccgccccaacaactactcctgcccaaactacaacaacaactactcctgccccaagtacaactactcctgccccaagtacaactactcccgccccaagtacaactacttctgtcccaactacaaccactcccgcccca
This region includes:
- the LOC129457304 gene encoding mucin-2-like; translation: MPELEPPETARQQPPAHSIPTLTFEEGEVRRTLKFINPRKAAGPDGIPGRVLKECADQLAGIFTMIFNQSLALSTVPSCLKSSTIVPIPKKPHISSLSNYRPVALTPVVMKCFEKLVQGYITSLLPPSFDPHQFAFRENRSTEDAVAIALQAALSHLGPTGLNTIVKNADDTTVVGLITGEDESAYRDEVQQFGDWVERVTDFRFLGVQIEEGLAWRKNTSELLKKAQQRLFSLRVLILLNLSATSDTVDHGILLQRLRDLVGISVPSPPGPGTRRCLTCLTGPCSTPITCNALETGCFGTTATTTAATELPVHGCASPNTCSSALTTLLPQLSDYESVTGPNSCCDNDECNIRPTTVPPTTTTAPPTRTTPAPTTTTPAPTTTTPAPTTTTPVPTTPTPAPTTTTPAPTTTPVPTTTTPAPTTTTPAPTTTTTTPEPTTTTPAPTTTTPAPTTTTPAPTTTTPAPTTTTPVPTTSTNTPEPTTTTPAPTTTPAQTTTTTTPAPSTTTPAPSTTTPAPSTTTPAPSTTTSVPTTTTPAPTTTPAQTTTTTTPAPTTTTPAPTTTTPAPTTTTTTPEPTTTTPAPTTTTPAPTTTTPAPTTTTPGPTTTTPAPTTTTTTPEPTTTTPAPTTTTPAQTTTTPAPTTTTPATTTTTPATNTTTPAPTTTTPAPTTTTPTPTTTTPAPSTTTPAPTTTPAQTTTTTPAQSTTTPAPTTTTPAPTTTTPAPTTTTPEPTTTTPAPTTTPAQTTTTTTPAPSTTTPAPTTTTPAPTTTTPVPTTTTPSPTTTPAQTTTTTPAPSTTTPAPTTTTSVPTTTTAVPTTTTPAPSTTTPEPTTTSPVPTTTTPAPTTTPAQTTTTTTPVPTTTTPAQTTTTPAPTTTTPATTTTTPATNTTTPAPTTTTPAPTTTSPTPTTTTSASTTTTPTPTTTTPAPTTTTDTRNPLNCNICSDPNDPTCRNSNAQTCSAAATMCFTATIQMPSPPGPGTRRCLTCLTGLCSTPITCNALETGCFGTTATTTAATELPVHGCASPNTCSSALTTLLPQLSNYESVTGPNSCCDNDECNIRPTTVPPTTTTAPPTRTTPAPTTTTPAPTTTTPAPTTTTPVPTTPTPAPTTTTPAPTTTPVPTTTTPAPTTTTPAPTTTTTTPEPTTTTPAPTTTTPAPTTTTPAPTTTTPAPTTTTPVPTTSTNTPEPTTTTPAPTTTPAQTTTTTTPAPSTTTPAPSTTTPAPSTTTPAPSTTTSVPTTTTPAPTTTPAQTTTTTTPAPTTTTPAPTTTTPAPTTTTTTPEPTTTTPAPTTTTPAPTTTTPAPTTTTPGPTTTTPAPTTTTTTPEPTTTTPAPTTTTPAQTTTTPAPTTTTPATTTTTPATNTTTPAPTTTTPAPTTTTPAPTTTTPAPSTTTPAPTTTPAQTTTTTPAQSTTTPAPTTTTPAPTTTTPAPTTTTPEPTTTTPAPTTTPAQTTTTTPAPSTTTPAPTTTTPAPTTTTPVPTTTTPSPTTTPAQTTTTTPAPSTTTPAPTTTTSVPTTTTAVPTTTTPVPTTTTPAPTTTPAQTTTTTTPVPTTTTPAQTTTTPAPTTTTPATTTTTPATNTTTPAPTTTTPAPTTTSPTPTTTTSASTTTTPTPTTTTPAPTTTTDTRNPLNCNICSDPNDPTCRNSNAQTCSAAATMCFTATIQMPSPPGPGTRRCLTCLTGLCSTPITCNALETGNNNCSDRTPSPRLCLTKHMLLCSDHTAAPTVRL